The uncultured Dysgonomonas sp. genome contains the following window.
GCATCTATGCAGCACGACCACAATCTTTTCGAAGCTGTAGACCGTGTATGGGATAATATGGCAAGCAAAAAGCTATATATCATCGGCGGTATTGGTTCTCGGGCACAAGGTGAAGGCTTCGGACCAAACTATGAGCTGAACAATTTTAATAACTATTGCGAAACGTGTGCATCTATAGCCAATGTTTACTGGAATCAGCGCATGTTCCTTGCCACAGGAGAATCCAAATACGTAGATGTGCTGGAGAGAGCACTTTACAACGGGCTTATAGCCGGAGTTTCCCTGAGCGGGGATAAATTCTTCTATGGAAACCCGCTGGCGTCGGATGGTGGTTTCGAACGTGCACCATGGTTCGGTTGCGCATGCTGCCCGGGAAATGTTACCCGCTTTATGGCTTCCGTTCCGGGATATGCATATGCTGTAAACAAAAAAGATATCTATGTAAACTTATTTGTTGAAGGAAATTCTAAAGTAAAACTTGATAACAACGAAGTAGAATTGGTTCAAAAGACTAAATATCCGTGGGACGGGGATGTAAGTATAGAAGTTGTGCCTTCAGTATCTGAAAAGTTTGCTGTGCTTATCCGTATTCCCGGCTGGGCAAAAAACAAACCTGTACCTTCCGACTTATATCATTATGTAGACGGAGCAACTCCTGATGTAAAGATATTGGTAAACGGACAAGATGCTAAAAAGAAAATCAGAGGTGGATATGCCGTTGTAGAGCGTGAATGGAAGGCCGGAGATAAAATCTCGGTACACATGGATATGCCAGTGAGAAGAGTACAGGCACATAAAGAAGTGAAATATGACGAAGGCCTTTTATCTATGGAGCGTGGCCCTATTGTTTATGCCCTGGAAAGTATAGACCAAAAGAAAGATTATTTATTTGATGTGGTGATTCCACGCGATTCGAAAATAGAATCACATTTCGAAAAGAGCCTGCTGAACGGAGTAATGGTACTGGAAGGAAACGCCTATTCGGTAGAAACGGATTCTGTAAATGGCAAAACTGTAGAGAAACCGTTTACATTCAAAGCCATTCCTTATAGCACATGGAACAATCGCGGACAAGGCCAACTTGTGGTATGGACTCCCGAAACTTCAGAATATGCTATTCCGAAACCAGAACCAACCCTTGCGTCTCAGGCTTGGCCGGTGGACGGATGGGGCTTCAACGACCAGTTCGAACCAAAATCTTCGGCAGACATCAATACACCATATCATTATTGGTGGCTAAAGGCGGGAACCGAAGAATCTATCG
Protein-coding sequences here:
- a CDS encoding glycoside hydrolase family 127 protein codes for the protein MIRKIKNFLLCTAILITSGCNTLQEEPSGVKLGEIKEVPFTDVHFTDEFWLPRMEINRTVSIPSAFHQCEINGRFDNFALAGGLIKGEHKGDFSFDDTDPYKIIEGASYSLAVKYDPKLDAYLDSVITLIAAAQEPDGYLTTCVTNKCTRLSGWWGSSRWEKINSHELYNSGHLYEAAVAHYQATQKRTLLDVAIKNANLVCQVFGPNEGQKHVPSGHPIVEMALVKLYNVTNDKKYLDMARYFVDETGRGTDGHRLSPYSQDHMPILKQDEIVGHAVRAGYLYSGVTDVASMQHDHNLFEAVDRVWDNMASKKLYIIGGIGSRAQGEGFGPNYELNNFNNYCETCASIANVYWNQRMFLATGESKYVDVLERALYNGLIAGVSLSGDKFFYGNPLASDGGFERAPWFGCACCPGNVTRFMASVPGYAYAVNKKDIYVNLFVEGNSKVKLDNNEVELVQKTKYPWDGDVSIEVVPSVSEKFAVLIRIPGWAKNKPVPSDLYHYVDGATPDVKILVNGQDAKKKIRGGYAVVEREWKAGDKISVHMDMPVRRVQAHKEVKYDEGLLSMERGPIVYALESIDQKKDYLFDVVIPRDSKIESHFEKSLLNGVMVLEGNAYSVETDSVNGKTVEKPFTFKAIPYSTWNNRGQGQLVVWTPETSEYAIPKPEPTLASQAWPVDGWGFNDQFEPKSSADINTPYHYWWLKAGTEESIGYKFKTPEKISSCEVYWLAFEHYDVIYKAPESWKLLYKDGNSWKEVKNASSYGTELDKYNKVTFDPVTTTELKMVVQLQRPKAEKASDENGPQVVDVGRRGYSGGVIEWKVY